Proteins encoded by one window of Halosolutus gelatinilyticus:
- a CDS encoding sugar phosphate isomerase/epimerase family protein has translation MNFGLCTISNGEAQAATVLDAAAATGYDGVEIWGTEPHVGDKTRVECEGIANAAREASLEVAAYGSYVRPGADDFEAALGTELAAAEALGADLVRVWAGEQEYGEHEDDHWDDTVADLTTLVDEASGRGLGVTVEKHGGTLTNCAEGARRLVEAVDRENLGLNYQPMFSLAADEIAEEAEELAPLSNNVHVQAVPVRNGEERCLLEEAFFDVDELLSTFAANGFEGYVNVEFVTEEYAYERAIERDLAYLRSCVE, from the coding sequence GGCTATGTACGATCTCGAACGGTGAGGCGCAGGCCGCGACCGTCCTCGACGCCGCTGCGGCGACCGGCTACGATGGCGTCGAAATCTGGGGAACGGAACCGCACGTCGGCGACAAGACGCGAGTAGAGTGCGAGGGCATCGCCAACGCGGCGCGCGAGGCGTCGCTCGAGGTCGCAGCGTACGGATCGTACGTCCGGCCGGGCGCGGACGACTTCGAGGCGGCGCTCGGAACGGAACTGGCCGCCGCCGAGGCGCTCGGCGCGGACCTCGTCCGCGTGTGGGCCGGCGAGCAAGAGTACGGCGAGCACGAGGACGACCACTGGGACGACACGGTCGCGGATCTCACGACGCTGGTCGACGAGGCGAGCGGCCGGGGCCTCGGCGTCACCGTCGAGAAACACGGCGGAACGCTCACGAACTGCGCGGAGGGGGCCAGGCGACTCGTCGAGGCCGTCGATCGGGAGAACCTCGGATTGAACTACCAGCCGATGTTCTCGCTCGCCGCTGACGAGATCGCCGAGGAGGCCGAAGAACTCGCGCCGCTCTCGAATAACGTGCACGTGCAGGCGGTGCCCGTGCGGAACGGCGAGGAACGCTGTCTCCTCGAAGAGGCGTTCTTCGATGTCGATGAACTGCTCTCGACGTTCGCGGCGAACGGCTTCGAGGGGTACGTGAACGTCGAATTCGTGACGGAAGAGTACGCCTATGAGCGCGCGATCGAGCGCGACCTCGCGTACTTGCGGTCCTGCGTCGAGTAG
- a CDS encoding RidA family protein — protein sequence MEEVSTDEAPASIGPYSQAIDDGRKVYVSGQGPVDPESGEIIGGDIEDETRQTLENIGAILEAAGTSLDNVVKSTVFVQDMDNYDAINGVYQEYMSEPYPARSAVQVEDLPVDIGVEIEVVALKD from the coding sequence ATGGAAGAGGTTTCGACGGACGAGGCGCCAGCGAGCATCGGCCCGTACTCCCAGGCGATCGATGACGGTCGGAAGGTCTACGTCTCCGGACAGGGTCCGGTCGACCCCGAGAGCGGCGAGATCATCGGTGGGGACATTGAAGACGAGACCCGTCAGACGCTGGAGAATATCGGCGCAATCCTGGAGGCGGCCGGCACGTCACTCGACAACGTCGTCAAGAGCACGGTGTTCGTCCAGGACATGGACAACTACGACGCCATCAACGGCGTGTATCAGGAGTACATGAGTGAGCCCTATCCAGCCCGCAGCGCGGTCCAGGTCGAGGACCTCCCGGTCGACATCGGCGTCGAGATCGAGGTCGTCGCGCTGAAGGACTGA
- a CDS encoding PIG-L deacetylase family protein — MRVLAIVAHPDDADIFCGGTLAKHADRGDDVRIIHMTSGEYGGVDTTEEEIAAIRREEARRSAAELGCECEFLDFEDGRIEQSLEDRLTIVDVIREHRPDAILTHCEDDMHPDHRATSRLVSNAYYMASLPLVETDHEAHDPENVYFFGKPTSSFNPSVFVDISGYQDRKERAINHHESQLEFLEDHGGIDAEFDNLIKGVRSETRVFGKRTGVEFAEGFVPHHNSATDYLGE; from the coding sequence ATGAGAGTACTTGCAATCGTCGCCCATCCCGACGACGCAGATATCTTCTGCGGCGGAACGCTCGCGAAGCACGCGGACCGGGGCGACGACGTCCGGATTATTCACATGACGAGCGGCGAGTACGGCGGCGTCGACACGACCGAGGAAGAAATCGCGGCGATCCGCCGCGAGGAAGCCCGGCGGTCCGCCGCGGAACTGGGGTGCGAGTGCGAGTTCCTCGACTTCGAGGACGGCCGGATCGAGCAGTCCCTCGAAGATCGGCTGACGATCGTCGACGTCATCAGGGAACACCGACCCGACGCCATCCTCACGCACTGCGAAGACGACATGCATCCCGACCACCGCGCGACGTCGCGGCTCGTCTCGAACGCATACTACATGGCCTCGCTCCCGCTGGTCGAGACGGACCACGAGGCCCACGACCCGGAGAACGTCTACTTCTTCGGGAAGCCGACGTCGTCGTTCAACCCCAGCGTCTTCGTCGACATCTCCGGCTATCAGGATCGGAAGGAGCGGGCGATCAACCACCACGAGTCCCAACTCGAGTTTCTGGAGGACCATGGCGGCATCGACGCCGAGTTCGACAACCTGATCAAGGGCGTCCGCTCGGAGACGCGCGTGTTCGGCAAACGCACCGGCGTCGAGTTCGCCGAGGGCTTCGTCCCACACCACAATTCGGCGACCGACTACCTCGGCGAGTAA
- a CDS encoding Gfo/Idh/MocA family protein, translating into MRPLNVGIIGCGTIARRHADRLTELGEDIAGVADINPDARSDFAAAYDVPETYERYETMIADLSLDLVVVAVPNFLHAGCAIAALEDDTDVFVEKPLADDLDAARRIADAAADSDGRVVVGFVRGFSEWFRDLDARATDGEFGEIYDVDVEYVRRRGIPQLGSWFTRKDQSGGGVLIDAGVHFIHLALSLLGFPDVESVSASTGAHFGNKDDYTYISMWGGDPIDGATFDTEDYARGLIRTTDGATIHVHSAWASNTDPRQQIRVQGNEAGVTAAHESGAFVPTMYSTDREALTETELTVRESEMFEAQWRYVTDIVRGEREHVRNTLEEGLVVQRVVEAMYESAETGREVVFAED; encoded by the coding sequence ATGCGACCGCTCAATGTCGGTATCATCGGGTGCGGAACGATCGCCAGGCGTCACGCGGATCGGCTGACCGAACTCGGAGAAGACATCGCCGGCGTCGCCGATATCAACCCGGATGCCCGGAGCGACTTCGCGGCCGCGTACGACGTCCCGGAGACGTACGAGCGCTACGAGACGATGATCGCGGACCTGTCGCTCGACCTCGTCGTCGTCGCGGTACCGAACTTCCTGCACGCCGGCTGCGCGATCGCGGCACTCGAGGACGACACGGACGTGTTCGTCGAGAAGCCGCTCGCGGACGACCTCGATGCGGCACGCCGGATCGCCGACGCGGCGGCCGACAGCGACGGACGGGTCGTCGTCGGATTCGTCAGGGGGTTCTCGGAGTGGTTCCGGGATCTCGACGCCCGGGCGACCGACGGCGAGTTCGGCGAGATTTACGACGTCGACGTCGAGTACGTCCGGCGACGGGGGATTCCTCAGCTAGGAAGCTGGTTCACCCGGAAGGACCAGTCCGGCGGCGGCGTCCTGATCGACGCGGGGGTCCACTTCATCCACCTGGCGCTGTCGTTGCTGGGCTTCCCCGACGTCGAGTCGGTAAGCGCATCGACCGGCGCGCACTTCGGAAACAAGGACGACTACACGTACATCTCCATGTGGGGCGGCGATCCGATCGACGGCGCGACGTTCGACACCGAAGACTACGCGCGCGGGCTGATCAGAACGACGGACGGAGCCACGATCCACGTCCACAGCGCGTGGGCGAGCAACACCGACCCGAGACAGCAGATCCGGGTGCAGGGCAACGAGGCGGGAGTGACGGCCGCACACGAGAGTGGGGCCTTCGTCCCGACGATGTACTCGACGGATCGAGAGGCCCTAACGGAAACCGAACTCACGGTCCGGGAGTCCGAAATGTTCGAGGCGCAGTGGCGGTACGTCACCGACATCGTCCGCGGTGAGCGCGAACACGTCCGAAACACGCTCGAAGAGGGGCTCGTGGTCCAGCGCGTCGTCGAGGCGATGTACGAGAGCGCCGAGACCGGCCGCGAGGTAGTATTCGCGGAGGACTAG